The region GCCCCCAGCGCGCGACGTGCTCCGCCGCTGCGGCGGCGAAGGCGCGCGAAAATGAGTTGACAGTCTTGGGCGTGAACAGGGGCGCCAAGGTTCGCCGTTGCATCCGCCAATCATCGCCTTCAGCTTCCAGAAGGCCTTCGCTTAGGCCTTGGCCGAGAATGCGCTTTTGCAAGGCGTCCTTGCGATAGTTGCCGGCGTTTTCAACAAACACGCGGCGGATCGCCGCAGGATCATTGATCACCGCAATCGTGCCAAGGATGGTCGGGCCGATAAGAATTGGCAGTTCGAAATGCGCCTTGGTCCAGGTTTCGATTGGGTTTTTGCGCAAGACGCGCAATGTTCCGATGGGCCCAAGCGGTGCGTCAAGCGGCATCGGCGCTGGTGGAGACGGCGGCTCAAAGAAAAGTTCTGTCATGATAGACATATCTAGGATTGATCGCGCCGCTTGGGAAGCGCGAAGCGAGTCACCGAGACGAGAGGAGGTCGTTCATGGTGGTGTCAACGACAGGCGCTCGCACGGATCGATATGCCAGCTTGCGGCACTGGCGGGCCCGATATAGAACCGTTGCCAGCAGCTGAAGGCTCCCTTCGTCTAGCGGTCTAGGACGTCGCCCTCTCACGGCGAAAACAGGGGTTCGATTCCCCTAGGGAGCGCCAATAATTTCAGTGACTTAGCGCTTATTGGCTGGGTCCAAGACATGGCCATAATATCGCGCTGAATTTGCGTGAAGTGCGGTGGAGCGCTCCGCATCGCGGCTGGACTTTTCCTTGCCGAGACGCCAATCCACGAAACTTCCCATGATCTTGCCAAGATGCCGGCTGTCGAGATCCAACAAAAGCTGTAGCGGCGTCTGGGAAGAGCTGGTTGCTATAAGCAGCCACAAGTCGCGCGCAACACCGGAGGCAGCAATGCCTAGACATTCGATGCACGATTATGTGAGCGACAAACGCTTCAATGACGATCTCGAGGACGTCGTGGCAAGTACGCTCGTTCAGCGACGAACCCGGCCGCCGCGATGGTAGACGCCACCGCGATGGTAGGCACCCCCGCGGTACACGCCGCCGTGATGGTAGACACCTCCGCGGTACACTCCGCCGCGATAAACGCCGCCACGATAGACACCCCCGACGTATCCGGTTGCCGGATAACCCGCTACGTTGGGCCGGCAGCCTCCATAAGGACCACGATGAAAGCCCACACCACAGCCGCCGGCGACCAGCGTCACATGTGAGACTTGGCGAGCAACCGGCGATATTGGAAATGCATCGGCGTCAAAGGCGAATAAGACGGTAACCATGGCGGCGATGGCAGCCGCTCTGCAAAGGGTTCGATGCAAGCTCGTTCCTCCCCGTAAAACTCAACATGCTGTGGAGACTTTGGTCTAAGGCAGATTTGCGTCATAGCATCCGCCAGTGAGCTTCTCAAGGTGTTGCCGCAGAATGGAACAGGCGGACTTTCGATATGCAGAAGAAAACCGCTGAGAATTAGACTTCTATGCATTGACTTTCACATAATTTCACACATCGAGCGCATCGATTCAGTGCATTTGCTGCAAGGCGTTTTAATTTTTGAATTGGGGAATTCGGCCATGAAAAGAAGTTTGTTCACGGGCGCCGCGATCTTGATCTCGACACTTGTCATCGGCTGCCCGAATCGAGCCGATGCTTTTCGGGCGAGCCGTGGCGGCGGCTTCCATTCAGGCGCCGGCGGCGAGGCAGGCGCAGCACATGCCGGGGCGGAAGGTGGTGAGGCGAATGGCTACCATTCTGGCGCCTCGGGTGCCAATGGTGTGGCGGTCTATGATGGCGCCGTTGGCGTTGAAGCCGGCGCTTCCTATGGCACCGTCCTCGGCGCGCAGAGCGGCGCCGTCGCGGCCGGGGGCGTCGCCGGTGGCGGGGAAACCCATGCGGCTGAGGGTGGCGGAAACGCCCAAGGAGCACGCCGCTTGAATGGCCGCCATTTCAAATGAGCGGTCAGGTCTTTTTCCCGCGAACGACGCGCAAGGCTAGCATGGTGATTCTGCCAATGAGAAGAGCAATGAGGGCCAATAATCCAACTTCATGAGGCCGCATGGAACGTTTCTGTTCGCTCATGTCAGAGATTTCCTTTTTGCTTTCGGCTTTGCGAGACGCACTCCCGATCCTCCGCCATGCTCGGCAATGAACTCGACGCGGGCGGCGCGATAGCGAAGCCGCGGGCATGCCGACGCCTTCTGCCCGCTTCAACGTCATAATTGAAAAGCTGGATATTGGTAACTGCGGATTGAAACAAGCCGTGAAGAGCGCGAGTTGCCCTTATTTGCCATTGCCTAATGTTCTAAAAATAACATAGGCGGTGCTTTGAGCAAATGACGGAAAGGGAATCCGCATAGCAAAAGCACCTCCCCGTTAAGCTCTCGGCGCACTGTCGCCAGAGACACTTGGTGCATCGATGACGAGGCAACGCCACGCCACTGCGCTCCAAAGCTCCGCGGCCTCTTAGACAAGTTCTCGATTGCGCTCTCGGCTCTCAAGGAGCAATATCTGGCGGAGGTTCTTGATATTCGCGCTGTGGCGTAGCGAGCGGGACGGCCAGGAGGTACCAGCAACTGGCCGTCCCTCACCATCGGAACACCCCAAATGTCCAACAATGGCTACAGCGGAATGGCCGAGCCCCACACGGCCGTCCCTAACCATGCCGAACCGCCAGACGGTGCCCAACATGGCTAACGATAATACTACTACGCAACCGTAGGAGTGGCACTTGATCTCGATCAAACCGCTTCAAGAGCCGCGACGGATTTTGTGCCGCGGGCGTTCGATGAAGGGCTGATTCTGTCCATGAAGCTGATCATCGATCCGCGCGGCGGCGATATCGAAGACGATGCGTCAAGCACGAAGCAGCGGTCGCTGTTCTCCCTTGCCGGCAGTTTGCTGGTAGAGATTAGCCTTCCCAAGCTGGTCCTGGCTTGGATCCTCCTGATTGGGGTGCCGGGCATCCTGCTCGGCATGGCGCCGCTCCTCGTCTCGCTTTGGATTGGCACAGTTTCGTGGAAGGCTTCCATTGTCCTGACAGGGATCTGGCCGCTCGTGCTCCTCTTTGCGCTCGCCGGCTTGGCTTGGTTTGGCGGGCGTCCTCTCATGCGCTTGATCGAAAGTAGTTTTTGGTCGCTCAACGCCTTGGGAGTTCAGCCGGGCTATATCATCTGCCGCGAGGGATTTCGGCATTTCGCCGAACGGTTTCTCCCGCACGGCGTCAGTCTGGCGCGGCGGGGTTCGGTCCGCGCGGCCAGCGCTGCGGTGTCGGGATTGGCGATCGCCGCGGCCATGTTTTGGGTCGCAATGCTCGCATGGCCCGCTTCGCGATGGGTTGGCAATCTTGCCGATCTCGCGTTACCGCACTTGCTCATCCCGGTCGTGCTAACGAACGCCGTCGTTATTGTCGCGGCGTATTTTGGTGGAGCGGCATTGATATGGGGTGTTGCCGACGCGACGATGGCCCAGCCCCGCGATCTGGAGTCCTTTGATACGCCCCCGCAGGGCGGCCGGTCTTGGCGCGTGGCCCACTTGTCCGATATCCACGCCGTCGGCGAGCGGTATGGCTTCCGGATCGAGAGCGGAAGGTCTGGTCCACGCGGCAACGGCAGGCTCCGGCAAGCCCTCGCACGATTGGATGAGATCCACGCAAAGCAGCCGCTCGACGCAATTCTAATTACCGGAGATTTGACCGACGCCGGCCGTTCGGCGGAATGGGCGGAGTTTTTCGACGCCTTGGCGCCCCATCCGCAGCTCGCGGCGCTCGTAATCGGGCTCCCCGGCAACCACGACGTCAATGTGGTGGACCGGGCTAACCCAGCCCGCCTCGACCTGCCAGGAAGCCCCAAGAAGCGGTTGCGTCAAGTCCGGACCGTCTCCGCACTCGCGGCGATCCAGGGCGACAAGGTCCGGGTGCTCGACCGAGTCTCCGGCAAGCTCGGGGATACGCTCGCACAAACCCTGGGGCCGCATCTTAACGAAATGGCCGCCTTCGCGGATACGGGATCCTTGCTGCTTTCGAGGCGCTTAGCGGATCTGTGGGCGACAATCTTTCCCATGGTGCGGCCGCCCGGCACCGACGATGGGCTCGGGGTGATCGTGCTGAATTCGAACGCCGAGACGCATTTCTCTTTCACGAATGCGCTCGGGCTGGTCTCATATGCGCAAGCCAAGGCCATCGACATTGCCGCCAAACAATACCCACGCGCGTGCTGGATCGTGGCGCTTCACCACCACCTCGTCGAATATCCCATGCCGGCGAAGGCGCTGTCCGAGCGCATCGGCACTGCCCTGATCAATGGAAGCTGGTTTGTGCGGCATCTGCAACGCCTGGCCGGCCACGCGGTGGTCATGCACGGCCACCGGCATATCGACTGGATCGGCGCGTGCGGCGGTCTGCTGATCGTCTCCGCGCCATCCCCTGTGATGCAAGCGACCGACGGCTGCGACACTTATTTCTATGTCCACACCCTAGCGGTGGTGAGCGACGGCAAGCTCCGGCTGCTCGAACCGGACCGGATCGACCTGCCATGGCAGCAATTCCCCGACGATTTCGCGGCGGTTGAAAACGGGCGCGAATTCGTGAAAGACGCGACGCGCCCAATAAGCATGGGACACTTACCTGGCGAATCGAGCATCGAATAGCGAGCTTGTCAAAATCGCCTGCTTCCGAAGGGCGACGCCACACAACCGTCCTAAACCGCGCAACGTTGGCGGAATCGGAGGAGCATGGTAACTTTGCCGCGTCAACGGAAGCAGATGAGATCTCGGATGCCCAGCCGCACCGGCATAGAGTATGAGCAACTTTCACGCTGGGTCGTTGCGCTGTTGCCTGCACCATCTGCCGTACATCGTCTCCCCGCTGCTCGACGGATTGCCTCTTGAGCGCCCCTAGGGATGATGCCGCGCCGCGCCTCATCCGGGTCGCGGCGGTACGAGCCGCACTATTCCTTGGCTTCTGGCTTATGGTCTCTGGCCGCAACCTCGCCGATCTTCCGGTGGGGCTGGCGGCCGTTGCGTCTGCCACCTGGACCAGCCTGCGCCTCCTGCCGGCGGGGCGATCGCGGCCACGCATCACGGCCGTCGCGGCGCTCGCGATTCGCTTCCTACGTCAGTCCGTGGTGTCGGGAACGGAAGTTGCGTGGCGCGCGCTCAACCCGAGACTTCAACTGCGGCCAGGCTTCGTCGCCTATCCTTTGCGCTTGCCGCCGGGCGGAGCGCGGTGCGCGTTCTGCGCTCTGTCCAGTCTGCTGCCCGGAACGCTGCCAACCGGGACCGGCGAAGATGGGGCGCTTCTCGTCCACTGCCTCGATGTCGACCAGCCAGTTGCCGCCAACCTGGCTATGGAAGAGAGTTTGTTCATCCGGGCACTCCGCCATGAGTGATTTTCTGCTCGCCGCTGCGGGCTTTATTCTATTCACGGTGGCGGTTGGTCTCCTCCGCATCCTCAGGGGACCTGGCAACGCCGACCGTATGATGGCGGCGCAACTCCTCGGCACCGGCGGAATCGCCTCGCTGCTGCTGGTCGCCGCGGCGACTGGCGTGCGTGGGGTGGAGGATGTCGCCTTGGGGCTTGCGCTTCTTGCCGCTTTTGCTTCCGTCG is a window of Methylocapsa sp. D3K7 DNA encoding:
- a CDS encoding metallophosphoesterase, yielding MALDLDQTASRAATDFVPRAFDEGLILSMKLIIDPRGGDIEDDASSTKQRSLFSLAGSLLVEISLPKLVLAWILLIGVPGILLGMAPLLVSLWIGTVSWKASIVLTGIWPLVLLFALAGLAWFGGRPLMRLIESSFWSLNALGVQPGYIICREGFRHFAERFLPHGVSLARRGSVRAASAAVSGLAIAAAMFWVAMLAWPASRWVGNLADLALPHLLIPVVLTNAVVIVAAYFGGAALIWGVADATMAQPRDLESFDTPPQGGRSWRVAHLSDIHAVGERYGFRIESGRSGPRGNGRLRQALARLDEIHAKQPLDAILITGDLTDAGRSAEWAEFFDALAPHPQLAALVIGLPGNHDVNVVDRANPARLDLPGSPKKRLRQVRTVSALAAIQGDKVRVLDRVSGKLGDTLAQTLGPHLNEMAAFADTGSLLLSRRLADLWATIFPMVRPPGTDDGLGVIVLNSNAETHFSFTNALGLVSYAQAKAIDIAAKQYPRACWIVALHHHLVEYPMPAKALSERIGTALINGSWFVRHLQRLAGHAVVMHGHRHIDWIGACGGLLIVSAPSPVMQATDGCDTYFYVHTLAVVSDGKLRLLEPDRIDLPWQQFPDDFAAVENGREFVKDATRPISMGHLPGESSIE
- a CDS encoding Na+/H+ antiporter subunit E; the encoded protein is MSAPRDDAAPRLIRVAAVRAALFLGFWLMVSGRNLADLPVGLAAVASATWTSLRLLPAGRSRPRITAVAALAIRFLRQSVVSGTEVAWRALNPRLQLRPGFVAYPLRLPPGGARCAFCALSSLLPGTLPTGTGEDGALLVHCLDVDQPVAANLAMEESLFIRALRHE
- a CDS encoding monovalent cation/H+ antiporter complex subunit F — its product is MSDFLLAAAGFILFTVAVGLLRILRGPGNADRMMAAQLLGTGGIASLLLVAAATGVRGVEDVALGLALLAAFASVAFVNGGAAPETDDSRRMGG